In a genomic window of Cystobacter fuscus DSM 2262:
- the yhbY gene encoding ribosome assembly RNA-binding protein YhbY produces MPLTGKQRRQLRALGHHLEPVVIVGQAGVSEGVIAAVAQALHDHELIKVKINEGPEERHEAAEKLAQGTGAELAQLLGRTVLLFKKRDEDSKFDKL; encoded by the coding sequence TTGCCGTTGACCGGAAAGCAGCGCCGCCAGCTGCGCGCGCTGGGACATCACCTCGAACCCGTGGTCATCGTGGGCCAGGCGGGCGTCAGCGAGGGCGTCATCGCCGCCGTGGCCCAGGCGCTCCACGATCACGAACTCATCAAGGTGAAGATCAACGAGGGCCCGGAGGAGCGCCACGAGGCCGCCGAGAAGCTCGCCCAGGGCACCGGCGCCGAGCTCGCCCAGCTGCTGGGCCGCACCGTGCTGCTCTTCAAGAAGCGGGACGAGGACTCGAAGTTCGACAAGCTCTAG